In Temnothorax longispinosus isolate EJ_2023e chromosome 2, Tlon_JGU_v1, whole genome shotgun sequence, one DNA window encodes the following:
- the Tws gene encoding protein phosphatase PP2A 55 kDa regulatory subunit isoform X3, which translates to MKSPSNVMRQSSLTKLGSIINTAVNKRAGNGDIQWCFSQVKGTLEDDVTEADIISCVEFNHDGDLLATGDKGGRVVIFQRDPISKNSIPRRGEYNVYSTFQSHEPEFDYLKSLEIEEKINKIRWLKRKNPAHFLLSTNDKTIKLWKVSERDKRVEGYNTKEENGTIRDPACITALRVPTIKPMELMVEASPRRIFANAHTYHINSISVNSDQETYLSADDLRINLWHLEITDQSFNIVDIKPTNMEELTEVITAAEFHPAECNVLVYSSSKGTIRLCDMRSAALCDQHSKLFEEPEDPTNRSFFSEIISSISDVKLSNSGRYMISRDYLSVKVWDLQMETKPIECYPVHEYLRSKLCSLYENDCIFDKFECCWSGNDSAIMTGSYNNFFRVFDRTTKRDLTLEAARDIAKPKTLLKPRKVCTGGKRKKDEISVDCLDFNKKILHTAWHPSENVVAVAATNNLFLFQDKL; encoded by the exons ATGAAGAGTCCCTCCAACGTCATGAGGCAGTCCAGCCTCACGAAACTCGGTTCCATCATCAACACCGCCGTCAACAAACGTGCCG gCAATGGTGACATACAGTGGTGCTTCTCACAAGTGAAGGGGACCTTAGAAGATGACGTTACGGAAG CTGACATAATCTCATGCGTTGAATTTAATCACGATGGCGATCTCCTCGCGACAGGAGACAAGGGTGGACGCGTTGTCATTTTTCAAAGAGACCCCATT AGTAAAAACAGTATACCACGAAGAGGCGAATACAATGTGTATAGCACTTTCCAGAGCCACGAACCTGAGTTCGATTACCTAAAATCACTAGagatagaagaaaaaattaataaaattaggtGGCTAAAAAGAAAGAACCCTGCTCACTTTTTACTCTCCACGAACGATAAAACAATCAAGTTGTGGAAAGTTAGTGAGAGAGATAAAAGAGTGGAGGGGTATAATACGAAAGAGGAGAATGGCACGATACGCGATCCTGCCTGCATCACTGCCTTGAGG GTGCCAACCATAAAACCAATGGAGTTGATGGTAGAGGCATCACCAAGGAGGATATTTGCCAATGCGCACACCTATCACATAAACAGTATAAGTGTCAACAGTGATCAAGAGACATACCTCAGTGCTGATGATCTTAGAATTAATCTTTGGCACCTTGAGATAACTGACCAGAGTTTTA ATATAGTAGACATTAAGCCAACTAATATGGAAGAGTTAACGGAAGTCATAACTGCGGCGGAATTTCATCCTGCGGAATGCAACGTGTTGGTGTACAGTAGTAGCAAAGGAACTATTAGACTTTGCGATATGAGATCTGCTGCTCTCTGCGATCAGCACAGTAAGCTCTTCGAGGAGCCTGAAGATCCAACCAATAGGAgttttttctcagaaattatttcaagCATAAGCGATGTAAAGCTCAGTAATTCTGGAAGATACATGATCAGCAGAGACTACCTCAGCGTGAAAGTGTGGGACTTGCAAATGGAGACCAAACCAATCGAATGTTATCCT GTACACGAATACTTGAGATCAAAATTATGTTCATTGTATGAAAATGACTGTATCTTCGACAAGTTTGAATGTTGTTGGAGCGGTAATGACTCTGCTATTATGACGGGCTCGTACAACAATTTCTTCCGAGTATTTGATCGTACGACCAAACGCGATCTTACTTTGGAGGCAGCACGCGACATTGCCAAACCGAAAACACTCCTGAAGCCAAGGAAG GTATGCACCGGTGGCAAACGCAAGAAGGATGAGATTAGCGTCGACTGCCTGGactttaataagaaaatacttCACACTGCGTGGCATCCATCTGAAAATGTGGTGGCTGTCGCTGCTACGAACAATCTCTTCCTATTCCAAGACAAACTCTAG
- the Tws gene encoding protein phosphatase PP2A 55 kDa regulatory subunit isoform X4: protein MISLLALLFADTLLLLSAFQFKGNGDIQWCFSQVKGTLEDDVTEADIISCVEFNHDGDLLATGDKGGRVVIFQRDPISKNSIPRRGEYNVYSTFQSHEPEFDYLKSLEIEEKINKIRWLKRKNPAHFLLSTNDKTIKLWKVSERDKRVEGYNTKEENGTIRDPACITALRVPTIKPMELMVEASPRRIFANAHTYHINSISVNSDQETYLSADDLRINLWHLEITDQSFNIVDIKPTNMEELTEVITAAEFHPAECNVLVYSSSKGTIRLCDMRSAALCDQHSKLFEEPEDPTNRSFFSEIISSISDVKLSNSGRYMISRDYLSVKVWDLQMETKPIECYPVHEYLRSKLCSLYENDCIFDKFECCWSGNDSAIMTGSYNNFFRVFDRTTKRDLTLEAARDIAKPKTLLKPRKVCTGGKRKKDEISVDCLDFNKKILHTAWHPSENVVAVAATNNLFLFQDKL from the exons ATGATTTCTTTACTCGCTCTCTTGTTTGCAGACACACTCTTACTCTTGTCTGCCTTTCAGTTCAAAG gCAATGGTGACATACAGTGGTGCTTCTCACAAGTGAAGGGGACCTTAGAAGATGACGTTACGGAAG CTGACATAATCTCATGCGTTGAATTTAATCACGATGGCGATCTCCTCGCGACAGGAGACAAGGGTGGACGCGTTGTCATTTTTCAAAGAGACCCCATT AGTAAAAACAGTATACCACGAAGAGGCGAATACAATGTGTATAGCACTTTCCAGAGCCACGAACCTGAGTTCGATTACCTAAAATCACTAGagatagaagaaaaaattaataaaattaggtGGCTAAAAAGAAAGAACCCTGCTCACTTTTTACTCTCCACGAACGATAAAACAATCAAGTTGTGGAAAGTTAGTGAGAGAGATAAAAGAGTGGAGGGGTATAATACGAAAGAGGAGAATGGCACGATACGCGATCCTGCCTGCATCACTGCCTTGAGG GTGCCAACCATAAAACCAATGGAGTTGATGGTAGAGGCATCACCAAGGAGGATATTTGCCAATGCGCACACCTATCACATAAACAGTATAAGTGTCAACAGTGATCAAGAGACATACCTCAGTGCTGATGATCTTAGAATTAATCTTTGGCACCTTGAGATAACTGACCAGAGTTTTA ATATAGTAGACATTAAGCCAACTAATATGGAAGAGTTAACGGAAGTCATAACTGCGGCGGAATTTCATCCTGCGGAATGCAACGTGTTGGTGTACAGTAGTAGCAAAGGAACTATTAGACTTTGCGATATGAGATCTGCTGCTCTCTGCGATCAGCACAGTAAGCTCTTCGAGGAGCCTGAAGATCCAACCAATAGGAgttttttctcagaaattatttcaagCATAAGCGATGTAAAGCTCAGTAATTCTGGAAGATACATGATCAGCAGAGACTACCTCAGCGTGAAAGTGTGGGACTTGCAAATGGAGACCAAACCAATCGAATGTTATCCT GTACACGAATACTTGAGATCAAAATTATGTTCATTGTATGAAAATGACTGTATCTTCGACAAGTTTGAATGTTGTTGGAGCGGTAATGACTCTGCTATTATGACGGGCTCGTACAACAATTTCTTCCGAGTATTTGATCGTACGACCAAACGCGATCTTACTTTGGAGGCAGCACGCGACATTGCCAAACCGAAAACACTCCTGAAGCCAAGGAAG GTATGCACCGGTGGCAAACGCAAGAAGGATGAGATTAGCGTCGACTGCCTGGactttaataagaaaatacttCACACTGCGTGGCATCCATCTGAAAATGTGGTGGCTGTCGCTGCTACGAACAATCTCTTCCTATTCCAAGACAAACTCTAG
- the Tws gene encoding protein phosphatase PP2A 55 kDa regulatory subunit isoform X6: MDYAETSSNGDIQWCFSQVKGTLEDDVTEADIISCVEFNHDGDLLATGDKGGRVVIFQRDPISKNSIPRRGEYNVYSTFQSHEPEFDYLKSLEIEEKINKIRWLKRKNPAHFLLSTNDKTIKLWKVSERDKRVEGYNTKEENGTIRDPACITALRVPTIKPMELMVEASPRRIFANAHTYHINSISVNSDQETYLSADDLRINLWHLEITDQSFNIVDIKPTNMEELTEVITAAEFHPAECNVLVYSSSKGTIRLCDMRSAALCDQHSKLFEEPEDPTNRSFFSEIISSISDVKLSNSGRYMISRDYLSVKVWDLQMETKPIECYPVHEYLRSKLCSLYENDCIFDKFECCWSGNDSAIMTGSYNNFFRVFDRTTKRDLTLEAARDIAKPKTLLKPRKVCTGGKRKKDEISVDCLDFNKKILHTAWHPSENVVAVAATNNLFLFQDKL; this comes from the exons ATGGATTACGCCGAAACTTCAA gCAATGGTGACATACAGTGGTGCTTCTCACAAGTGAAGGGGACCTTAGAAGATGACGTTACGGAAG CTGACATAATCTCATGCGTTGAATTTAATCACGATGGCGATCTCCTCGCGACAGGAGACAAGGGTGGACGCGTTGTCATTTTTCAAAGAGACCCCATT AGTAAAAACAGTATACCACGAAGAGGCGAATACAATGTGTATAGCACTTTCCAGAGCCACGAACCTGAGTTCGATTACCTAAAATCACTAGagatagaagaaaaaattaataaaattaggtGGCTAAAAAGAAAGAACCCTGCTCACTTTTTACTCTCCACGAACGATAAAACAATCAAGTTGTGGAAAGTTAGTGAGAGAGATAAAAGAGTGGAGGGGTATAATACGAAAGAGGAGAATGGCACGATACGCGATCCTGCCTGCATCACTGCCTTGAGG GTGCCAACCATAAAACCAATGGAGTTGATGGTAGAGGCATCACCAAGGAGGATATTTGCCAATGCGCACACCTATCACATAAACAGTATAAGTGTCAACAGTGATCAAGAGACATACCTCAGTGCTGATGATCTTAGAATTAATCTTTGGCACCTTGAGATAACTGACCAGAGTTTTA ATATAGTAGACATTAAGCCAACTAATATGGAAGAGTTAACGGAAGTCATAACTGCGGCGGAATTTCATCCTGCGGAATGCAACGTGTTGGTGTACAGTAGTAGCAAAGGAACTATTAGACTTTGCGATATGAGATCTGCTGCTCTCTGCGATCAGCACAGTAAGCTCTTCGAGGAGCCTGAAGATCCAACCAATAGGAgttttttctcagaaattatttcaagCATAAGCGATGTAAAGCTCAGTAATTCTGGAAGATACATGATCAGCAGAGACTACCTCAGCGTGAAAGTGTGGGACTTGCAAATGGAGACCAAACCAATCGAATGTTATCCT GTACACGAATACTTGAGATCAAAATTATGTTCATTGTATGAAAATGACTGTATCTTCGACAAGTTTGAATGTTGTTGGAGCGGTAATGACTCTGCTATTATGACGGGCTCGTACAACAATTTCTTCCGAGTATTTGATCGTACGACCAAACGCGATCTTACTTTGGAGGCAGCACGCGACATTGCCAAACCGAAAACACTCCTGAAGCCAAGGAAG GTATGCACCGGTGGCAAACGCAAGAAGGATGAGATTAGCGTCGACTGCCTGGactttaataagaaaatacttCACACTGCGTGGCATCCATCTGAAAATGTGGTGGCTGTCGCTGCTACGAACAATCTCTTCCTATTCCAAGACAAACTCTAG
- the Tws gene encoding serine/threonine-protein phosphatase 2A 55 kDa regulatory subunit B delta isoform isoform X2 has translation MDQSEIRAFGSGTLAHSRGSTTSPLFSSLEELHDKLTELLGNGDIQWCFSQVKGTLEDDVTEADIISCVEFNHDGDLLATGDKGGRVVIFQRDPISKNSIPRRGEYNVYSTFQSHEPEFDYLKSLEIEEKINKIRWLKRKNPAHFLLSTNDKTIKLWKVSERDKRVEGYNTKEENGTIRDPACITALRVPTIKPMELMVEASPRRIFANAHTYHINSISVNSDQETYLSADDLRINLWHLEITDQSFNIVDIKPTNMEELTEVITAAEFHPAECNVLVYSSSKGTIRLCDMRSAALCDQHSKLFEEPEDPTNRSFFSEIISSISDVKLSNSGRYMISRDYLSVKVWDLQMETKPIECYPVHEYLRSKLCSLYENDCIFDKFECCWSGNDSAIMTGSYNNFFRVFDRTTKRDLTLEAARDIAKPKTLLKPRKVCTGGKRKKDEISVDCLDFNKKILHTAWHPSENVVAVAATNNLFLFQDKL, from the exons ATGGATCAGTCGGAAATCCGTGCCTTTGGATCCGGGACCTTGGCGCACTCGCGAGGGAGTACGACGTCGCCTCTGTTTTCTTCTCTCGAGGAGTTACATGACAAATTAACGGAGCTCTTAG gCAATGGTGACATACAGTGGTGCTTCTCACAAGTGAAGGGGACCTTAGAAGATGACGTTACGGAAG CTGACATAATCTCATGCGTTGAATTTAATCACGATGGCGATCTCCTCGCGACAGGAGACAAGGGTGGACGCGTTGTCATTTTTCAAAGAGACCCCATT AGTAAAAACAGTATACCACGAAGAGGCGAATACAATGTGTATAGCACTTTCCAGAGCCACGAACCTGAGTTCGATTACCTAAAATCACTAGagatagaagaaaaaattaataaaattaggtGGCTAAAAAGAAAGAACCCTGCTCACTTTTTACTCTCCACGAACGATAAAACAATCAAGTTGTGGAAAGTTAGTGAGAGAGATAAAAGAGTGGAGGGGTATAATACGAAAGAGGAGAATGGCACGATACGCGATCCTGCCTGCATCACTGCCTTGAGG GTGCCAACCATAAAACCAATGGAGTTGATGGTAGAGGCATCACCAAGGAGGATATTTGCCAATGCGCACACCTATCACATAAACAGTATAAGTGTCAACAGTGATCAAGAGACATACCTCAGTGCTGATGATCTTAGAATTAATCTTTGGCACCTTGAGATAACTGACCAGAGTTTTA ATATAGTAGACATTAAGCCAACTAATATGGAAGAGTTAACGGAAGTCATAACTGCGGCGGAATTTCATCCTGCGGAATGCAACGTGTTGGTGTACAGTAGTAGCAAAGGAACTATTAGACTTTGCGATATGAGATCTGCTGCTCTCTGCGATCAGCACAGTAAGCTCTTCGAGGAGCCTGAAGATCCAACCAATAGGAgttttttctcagaaattatttcaagCATAAGCGATGTAAAGCTCAGTAATTCTGGAAGATACATGATCAGCAGAGACTACCTCAGCGTGAAAGTGTGGGACTTGCAAATGGAGACCAAACCAATCGAATGTTATCCT GTACACGAATACTTGAGATCAAAATTATGTTCATTGTATGAAAATGACTGTATCTTCGACAAGTTTGAATGTTGTTGGAGCGGTAATGACTCTGCTATTATGACGGGCTCGTACAACAATTTCTTCCGAGTATTTGATCGTACGACCAAACGCGATCTTACTTTGGAGGCAGCACGCGACATTGCCAAACCGAAAACACTCCTGAAGCCAAGGAAG GTATGCACCGGTGGCAAACGCAAGAAGGATGAGATTAGCGTCGACTGCCTGGactttaataagaaaatacttCACACTGCGTGGCATCCATCTGAAAATGTGGTGGCTGTCGCTGCTACGAACAATCTCTTCCTATTCCAAGACAAACTCTAG
- the Tws gene encoding protein phosphatase PP2A 55 kDa regulatory subunit isoform X5 — protein MHFLLLHPAGNGDIQWCFSQVKGTLEDDVTEADIISCVEFNHDGDLLATGDKGGRVVIFQRDPISKNSIPRRGEYNVYSTFQSHEPEFDYLKSLEIEEKINKIRWLKRKNPAHFLLSTNDKTIKLWKVSERDKRVEGYNTKEENGTIRDPACITALRVPTIKPMELMVEASPRRIFANAHTYHINSISVNSDQETYLSADDLRINLWHLEITDQSFNIVDIKPTNMEELTEVITAAEFHPAECNVLVYSSSKGTIRLCDMRSAALCDQHSKLFEEPEDPTNRSFFSEIISSISDVKLSNSGRYMISRDYLSVKVWDLQMETKPIECYPVHEYLRSKLCSLYENDCIFDKFECCWSGNDSAIMTGSYNNFFRVFDRTTKRDLTLEAARDIAKPKTLLKPRKVCTGGKRKKDEISVDCLDFNKKILHTAWHPSENVVAVAATNNLFLFQDKL, from the exons ATGCATTTTCTTTTGCTCCATCCCGCAG gCAATGGTGACATACAGTGGTGCTTCTCACAAGTGAAGGGGACCTTAGAAGATGACGTTACGGAAG CTGACATAATCTCATGCGTTGAATTTAATCACGATGGCGATCTCCTCGCGACAGGAGACAAGGGTGGACGCGTTGTCATTTTTCAAAGAGACCCCATT AGTAAAAACAGTATACCACGAAGAGGCGAATACAATGTGTATAGCACTTTCCAGAGCCACGAACCTGAGTTCGATTACCTAAAATCACTAGagatagaagaaaaaattaataaaattaggtGGCTAAAAAGAAAGAACCCTGCTCACTTTTTACTCTCCACGAACGATAAAACAATCAAGTTGTGGAAAGTTAGTGAGAGAGATAAAAGAGTGGAGGGGTATAATACGAAAGAGGAGAATGGCACGATACGCGATCCTGCCTGCATCACTGCCTTGAGG GTGCCAACCATAAAACCAATGGAGTTGATGGTAGAGGCATCACCAAGGAGGATATTTGCCAATGCGCACACCTATCACATAAACAGTATAAGTGTCAACAGTGATCAAGAGACATACCTCAGTGCTGATGATCTTAGAATTAATCTTTGGCACCTTGAGATAACTGACCAGAGTTTTA ATATAGTAGACATTAAGCCAACTAATATGGAAGAGTTAACGGAAGTCATAACTGCGGCGGAATTTCATCCTGCGGAATGCAACGTGTTGGTGTACAGTAGTAGCAAAGGAACTATTAGACTTTGCGATATGAGATCTGCTGCTCTCTGCGATCAGCACAGTAAGCTCTTCGAGGAGCCTGAAGATCCAACCAATAGGAgttttttctcagaaattatttcaagCATAAGCGATGTAAAGCTCAGTAATTCTGGAAGATACATGATCAGCAGAGACTACCTCAGCGTGAAAGTGTGGGACTTGCAAATGGAGACCAAACCAATCGAATGTTATCCT GTACACGAATACTTGAGATCAAAATTATGTTCATTGTATGAAAATGACTGTATCTTCGACAAGTTTGAATGTTGTTGGAGCGGTAATGACTCTGCTATTATGACGGGCTCGTACAACAATTTCTTCCGAGTATTTGATCGTACGACCAAACGCGATCTTACTTTGGAGGCAGCACGCGACATTGCCAAACCGAAAACACTCCTGAAGCCAAGGAAG GTATGCACCGGTGGCAAACGCAAGAAGGATGAGATTAGCGTCGACTGCCTGGactttaataagaaaatacttCACACTGCGTGGCATCCATCTGAAAATGTGGTGGCTGTCGCTGCTACGAACAATCTCTTCCTATTCCAAGACAAACTCTAG
- the Tws gene encoding protein phosphatase PP2A 55 kDa regulatory subunit isoform X1 produces MVRYVVTRNKRKEEKNANAAAVCADHTYFRNGDIQWCFSQVKGTLEDDVTEADIISCVEFNHDGDLLATGDKGGRVVIFQRDPISKNSIPRRGEYNVYSTFQSHEPEFDYLKSLEIEEKINKIRWLKRKNPAHFLLSTNDKTIKLWKVSERDKRVEGYNTKEENGTIRDPACITALRVPTIKPMELMVEASPRRIFANAHTYHINSISVNSDQETYLSADDLRINLWHLEITDQSFNIVDIKPTNMEELTEVITAAEFHPAECNVLVYSSSKGTIRLCDMRSAALCDQHSKLFEEPEDPTNRSFFSEIISSISDVKLSNSGRYMISRDYLSVKVWDLQMETKPIECYPVHEYLRSKLCSLYENDCIFDKFECCWSGNDSAIMTGSYNNFFRVFDRTTKRDLTLEAARDIAKPKTLLKPRKVCTGGKRKKDEISVDCLDFNKKILHTAWHPSENVVAVAATNNLFLFQDKL; encoded by the exons ATGGTTCGTTACGTGGTAACGCGTAATAAGCGGAAGGAAGAGAAGAACGCGAACGCCGCGGCCGTTTGCGCCGACCACACTTACTTCC gCAATGGTGACATACAGTGGTGCTTCTCACAAGTGAAGGGGACCTTAGAAGATGACGTTACGGAAG CTGACATAATCTCATGCGTTGAATTTAATCACGATGGCGATCTCCTCGCGACAGGAGACAAGGGTGGACGCGTTGTCATTTTTCAAAGAGACCCCATT AGTAAAAACAGTATACCACGAAGAGGCGAATACAATGTGTATAGCACTTTCCAGAGCCACGAACCTGAGTTCGATTACCTAAAATCACTAGagatagaagaaaaaattaataaaattaggtGGCTAAAAAGAAAGAACCCTGCTCACTTTTTACTCTCCACGAACGATAAAACAATCAAGTTGTGGAAAGTTAGTGAGAGAGATAAAAGAGTGGAGGGGTATAATACGAAAGAGGAGAATGGCACGATACGCGATCCTGCCTGCATCACTGCCTTGAGG GTGCCAACCATAAAACCAATGGAGTTGATGGTAGAGGCATCACCAAGGAGGATATTTGCCAATGCGCACACCTATCACATAAACAGTATAAGTGTCAACAGTGATCAAGAGACATACCTCAGTGCTGATGATCTTAGAATTAATCTTTGGCACCTTGAGATAACTGACCAGAGTTTTA ATATAGTAGACATTAAGCCAACTAATATGGAAGAGTTAACGGAAGTCATAACTGCGGCGGAATTTCATCCTGCGGAATGCAACGTGTTGGTGTACAGTAGTAGCAAAGGAACTATTAGACTTTGCGATATGAGATCTGCTGCTCTCTGCGATCAGCACAGTAAGCTCTTCGAGGAGCCTGAAGATCCAACCAATAGGAgttttttctcagaaattatttcaagCATAAGCGATGTAAAGCTCAGTAATTCTGGAAGATACATGATCAGCAGAGACTACCTCAGCGTGAAAGTGTGGGACTTGCAAATGGAGACCAAACCAATCGAATGTTATCCT GTACACGAATACTTGAGATCAAAATTATGTTCATTGTATGAAAATGACTGTATCTTCGACAAGTTTGAATGTTGTTGGAGCGGTAATGACTCTGCTATTATGACGGGCTCGTACAACAATTTCTTCCGAGTATTTGATCGTACGACCAAACGCGATCTTACTTTGGAGGCAGCACGCGACATTGCCAAACCGAAAACACTCCTGAAGCCAAGGAAG GTATGCACCGGTGGCAAACGCAAGAAGGATGAGATTAGCGTCGACTGCCTGGactttaataagaaaatacttCACACTGCGTGGCATCCATCTGAAAATGTGGTGGCTGTCGCTGCTACGAACAATCTCTTCCTATTCCAAGACAAACTCTAG